The following nucleotide sequence is from Leptotrichia sp. OH3620_COT-345.
TCCGCCGTTGTGTATCTTACTCTTCCTTTATTGCCTACATCTCCTACTTTTCCAAGCTCATTCTCATAGCCCAATCCAAGTGTAGTAACAAATGTAGTCTTCACCGCCAACGGTTGCTTATACTTGAATTCAACTCCTACTT
It contains:
- a CDS encoding autotransporter domain-containing protein, yielding KPYGSLKLEYGRFGSIKEKTGEVRLEVKGNDYYSIKPEVGVEFKYKQPLAVKTTFVTTLGLGYENELGKVGDVGNKGRVRYTTA